From the genome of Eucalyptus grandis isolate ANBG69807.140 chromosome 2, ASM1654582v1, whole genome shotgun sequence, one region includes:
- the LOC104424707 gene encoding uncharacterized protein LOC104424707 isoform X1 gives MEVATLDVEDDVYFADLSKQISLLIMDEDEHLPVTQWPSAPLQGFSRMEINSSSMPSPSLYEQVCARESKGTGVFIPKCSHPRRRSRHGRHSSSFNNNTRSYRQTDSTRRLSQAPQTNSSNPRLNSRAMDS, from the exons ATGGAAGTAGCAACGCTGGATGTGGAAGATGATGTGTATTTTGCAGACTTGAGCAAGCAGATTTCTCTTCTGATCATGGATGAAGATGAACACTTGCCTGTTACTCAGTGGCCTTCTGCTCCTCTCCAG GGTTTCTCAAGAATGGAAATTAACTCATCATCCATGCCATCTCCGTCATTATACGAGCAGGTTTGCGCGAGGGAAAGCAAAGGGACTGGTGTCTTCATTCCCAAGTGCTCTCATcccagaagaagaagcagacATGGAAGACATAGCTCGAGCTTCAACAACAATACGAGATCCTACAGGCAAACTGACAGCACAAGAAGGCTCTCTCAAGCTCCTCAGACCAATTCTTCGAATCCAAGACTAAATTCTAGGGCAATGGattcatag
- the LOC104424707 gene encoding uncharacterized protein LOC104424707 isoform X2, which yields MEVATLDVEDDVYFADLSKQISLLIMDEDEHLPVTQWPSAPLQVCARESKGTGVFIPKCSHPRRRSRHGRHSSSFNNNTRSYRQTDSTRRLSQAPQTNSSNPRLNSRAMDS from the exons ATGGAAGTAGCAACGCTGGATGTGGAAGATGATGTGTATTTTGCAGACTTGAGCAAGCAGATTTCTCTTCTGATCATGGATGAAGATGAACACTTGCCTGTTACTCAGTGGCCTTCTGCTCCTCTCCAG GTTTGCGCGAGGGAAAGCAAAGGGACTGGTGTCTTCATTCCCAAGTGCTCTCATcccagaagaagaagcagacATGGAAGACATAGCTCGAGCTTCAACAACAATACGAGATCCTACAGGCAAACTGACAGCACAAGAAGGCTCTCTCAAGCTCCTCAGACCAATTCTTCGAATCCAAGACTAAATTCTAGGGCAATGGattcatag
- the LOC120290531 gene encoding putative disease resistance protein RGA4 produces MAEAIIVSIAGEIIAKLVPQALEKVGKLWGIKHELEVLKDTVSTLQAVLHDAEEKYYQSRQIQVWLEKLKDAFYDAQDVLEELNIATVRRELRGHNKMIKEVRTFFSSSNQLAFKLNMSYKVRAVRGRIEAINAARRFHLDECPVDLRVEREWWKREETHSFIREGDITGRDDDKKMVMKFLLDSDVKEHVAILPIVGIGGLGKTALAQWVYNDERVSKHFDLKMWVCVSSDFDMKKVVKKIIACAKKKESTEVAMEHLQSELRAEIDDKRYLLVLDDLWNVERKTWLSLKTLLVGGARGSKILITTRIPLVAEITSTAPPHLLGGLSESASVDILMQMACRKEEEIQDPDMLAIGKEIVKKCSGVPLVVRTIGSLLFFKKTKPEWLHFKDNELPEVSQREDSIISVLKLSYDYLPSHLKQCFTFCSLFPKDYEIKKQTLVDLWVAEGFIQPSNRSQHLEEIAHGYFMDLLWSNFFQDFKKDPITKAETCKMHDLMCDLAYLVAGTESCVAWADTKSINERTRHISLGLTFSLMGELPVSGLKASALRTILSVVPKPTTYWEMKQREPPSQADLCQLIKSFKSLRILDLHATNVKKVPRKALAKNYCGLEELNGLNNIQGSLSIENLGHIIDAVAESRAANLIGKHSLKSVELRWGYLDIDDASIGDRDEALLDGLRPHSNLQNLTIDGYKGGAFQGG; encoded by the exons atgGCGGAAGCCATCATCGTCAGCATTGCTGGAGAGATCATCGCCAAGTTGGTTCCTCAAGCACTGGAAAAGGTTGGAAAGTTATGGGGCATCAAGCATGAACTTGAGGTGCTCAAGGACACAGTCTCCACGCTTCAGGCTGTACTACACGATgcagaagaaaaatattatcagaGTCGCCAAATCCAAGTTTGGCTTGAGAAACTGAAAGACGCTTTCTATGACGCCCAGGACGTGCTCGAAGAACTCAACATAGCAACTGTGCGACGAGAACTGAGAGGCCACAATAAAATGATCAAGGAGGTAAGGACATTTTTCTCAAGTTCAAATCAGCTTGCTTTTAAACTGAACATGAGTTACAAAGTTAGAGCAGTGAGGGGAAGAATAGAAGCCATTAACGCTGCTAGGAGATTCCATTTGGACGAGTGCCCTGTGGACTTGCgagtagagagagagtggtggaagagagaagagacgcATTCATTCATACGTGAGGGAGATATTACTGGGAGAGATGATGATAAGAAGATGGTAATGAAATTTTTACTTGATTCAGATGTGAAAGAGCACGTTGCCATCCTTCCAATAGTTGGTATTGGTGGGCTTGGAAAAACGGCTCTTGCTCAATGGGTTTATAATGATGAGAGGGTCAGTAAACATTTTGACTTGAAAATGTGGGTATGTGTCTCTAGtgattttgatatgaaaaaaGTAGTGAAAAAAATCATAGCTtgtgcaaagaagaaagaatcaaCCGAGGTTGCGATGGAACATTTGCAAAGTGAACTAAGGGCAGAAATTGATGACAAGAGATATCTCTTAGTTTTAGATGATTTGTGGAATGTAGAACGAAAAACATGGTTGAGCTTGAAAACTTTATTAGTGGGAGGTGCTAGAGGAAGCAAGATCCTTATAACTACACGCATTCCTTTGGTTGCGGAGATCACCAGCACTGCTCCACCTCATCTTCTTGGGGGCTTGTCTGAAAGTGCATCCGTTGATATATTAATGCAAATGGCTTGTCGAAAAGAAGAGGAGATACAAGATCCTGACATGCTAGCTATTGGCAAAGAGATAGTTAAAAAGTGTTCCGGGGTTCCATTGGTTGTCCGAACTATTGGGAGTTTACTATTCTTTAAGAAAACTAAACCCGAATGGTTACATTTTAAAGATAATGAACTCCCAGAAGTGTCTCAAAGGGAAGACAGCATAATATCAGTTCTTAAGCTAAGTTATGACTATCTTCCTTCACATTTGAAACAATGTTTCACGTTCTGTTCATTATTTCCCAAAGATTATGAGATAAAGAAGCAGACTTTGGTCGATCTTTGGGTGGCAGAAGGATTTATCCAGCCATCAAATAGAAGTCAGCATTTAGAAGAAATTGCCCATGGGTATTTCATGGATCTACTTTGGAGTAACTTCTTCcaagattttaaaaaagatCCAATCACGAAGGCAGAGACTTgcaagatgcatgatttgatgtGTGATCTAGCCTACTTAGTTGCTGGAACTGAGAGTTGTGTGGCATGGGCTGACACAAAATCTATAAATGAAAGAACTCGTCATATATCTCTTGGTTTAACTTTCAGTTTGATGGGTGAACTCCCCGTCTCGGGCTTGAAGGCAAGTGCATTGAGAACAATTCTTTCTGTTGTACCAAAGCCTACGACTTACTGGGAAATGAAACAAAGAGAACCACCAAGTCAAGCAGATCTATGCCAACTCATTAAAAGTTTCAAGAGCTTACGCATCTTGGATCTACATGCAACAAATGTAAAGAAGGTCCCAAG AAAAGCTCTTGCTAAGAATTATTGCGGACTTGAGGAGCTAAATGGGCTTAATAACATCCAGGGAAGCCTTagcattgaaaatttgggacaCATAATAGATGCAGTAGCAGAATCTAGAGCTGCGAATTTGATAGGGAAGCATTCTTTGAAATCTGTTGAACTTCGATGGGGCTATCTCGATATTGATGATGCATCAATTGGGGATAGAGATGAAGCTCTATTAGATGGACTGAGGCCACACTCAAATTTGCAGAACTTAACAATTGATGGATATAAAGGTGGAGCTTTCCAAGGTGGATGA